The proteins below are encoded in one region of Spirochaetota bacterium:
- a CDS encoding patatin family protein, whose amino-acid sequence MQIHPSIYIHNAEVAPRGKKALIVEGGGMRGVFSAGVLFAMGLRGITQFDLYIGVSAGACNLASFLGRQYERNFYIMENWSASRRFINPLRLLCGNVMDLDWLWNITISNYRLNLREIFMDSSREFFVVVTSMDSGKALYIKPDVENLEFVLKASSALPVLYKNKLFIEGQRVVDGGVGDSIPVIEAYRRGARDIVVIRSQTKGYRKNESESGILLKVLFRSYPDFVKALLQRPIQYNKAIEFIENPPDDARITEICPPAWFKTKRTTISKQQLLRDYYCGIQAGFSLCNYFKSLK is encoded by the coding sequence ATGCAAATTCATCCATCCATCTACATCCATAATGCCGAAGTAGCGCCGCGCGGTAAAAAAGCCCTCATTGTTGAAGGTGGGGGGATGCGCGGCGTTTTTTCTGCTGGTGTGCTGTTTGCAATGGGATTACGTGGCATAACTCAGTTTGATCTGTATATTGGTGTTTCAGCTGGTGCATGTAATCTTGCATCTTTTCTTGGAAGGCAATACGAGCGTAATTTTTATATAATGGAAAACTGGTCTGCTTCACGGCGGTTTATCAATCCTTTACGATTGTTGTGTGGGAATGTGATGGATTTAGACTGGCTATGGAACATTACTATCAGTAACTATCGCCTCAATTTACGTGAAATATTTATGGATAGTAGCAGAGAGTTTTTTGTTGTTGTAACTTCAATGGATTCAGGAAAAGCGTTATATATTAAACCAGATGTGGAAAATCTGGAATTTGTGTTAAAAGCTTCAAGTGCATTGCCAGTGTTATATAAAAATAAATTATTTATAGAAGGTCAAAGAGTTGTAGATGGGGGAGTAGGTGATTCAATTCCAGTTATAGAAGCATACAGACGTGGTGCTCGCGATATTGTGGTAATACGTTCACAGACTAAAGGATACAGGAAAAACGAATCTGAAAGTGGTATTTTGCTAAAAGTATTGTTCAGAAGTTATCCTGATTTTGTTAAAGCATTACTACAAAGGCCTATACAGTATAATAAGGCAATTGAATTTATTGAAAATCCTCCTGATGATGCACGCATTACAGAGATATGTCCACCTGCCTGGTTTAAAACAAAACGAACAACCATCAGCAAACAACAGCTTTTAAGGGATTATTATTGTGGTATACAGGCTGGCTTTTCACTGTGCAATTATTTTAAATCTTTGAAATAA
- a CDS encoding acyl-CoA dehydrogenase family protein — protein sequence MRPNLLVDSRDVRFVLFEMFDLVSLPEYEAYKEFDRQTFEAVLDLAEQIAMDEVYPANSIADKEGVTFNPDTHAVTVPEGFKKAMKVFNEAGFTGLVQPSSCGGMGMPEMLYRSALEYFLAASISFTIYITLSNGATNLVRIFGNEEQKRLYLGNMVRGKWGGTMCLTEPQAGSDVGAITTKAYKQSDGTYKIKGQKVFISSGENDLYENIIHMVLARIDGDPEGTKGLSLFLVPKILVNSDGTLGKRNDVICTGIEHKMGIKASATCSLSFGDNDSCIGYLLGKERDGIKNMFHMMNEARLDVGLEGLGVSSAAYMHAVQYAKSRIQGKTISKNEPTIIGHPDVKRMLLWMKSHVEAMRMLVALIAYHIDISRVRNDEIGKKAHALVEFLIPICKAGNTDLSWLITAEAVQVYGGYGYCGEYPVEQYARDSKILSIYEGTNGIQSIDLTMRKILSDEKRQRYNAYKDYANDVMKKARAIVPENVINQVKIAIAEMDSLIELLATKDTAFALSVATMLQQAFRILTHGILHLQAMTIAIQKLQSLVDGYTYNQVPAGLEDNPEIAFYYGKVLSAQFFLTVEYEKYSGIIQGIRNENGVILRAGSSIFTGVLEA from the coding sequence ATGCGTCCAAATCTGCTGGTGGATTCGCGTGATGTACGATTTGTTTTATTTGAGATGTTTGATCTTGTATCACTTCCAGAATATGAAGCATATAAAGAATTTGATAGACAGACATTTGAAGCTGTCCTTGATTTAGCAGAACAAATTGCCATGGATGAAGTTTACCCTGCTAATAGTATAGCTGATAAAGAAGGTGTAACATTTAATCCAGATACTCATGCTGTTACTGTACCTGAAGGATTTAAAAAAGCAATGAAAGTATTTAATGAGGCAGGATTCACGGGGCTTGTACAGCCATCATCCTGCGGTGGCATGGGTATGCCTGAGATGCTGTATCGATCAGCACTTGAGTATTTTCTGGCAGCAAGTATCTCATTTACTATTTATATTACTCTATCAAATGGTGCAACCAATCTGGTGCGGATTTTTGGTAATGAAGAGCAAAAACGCCTGTATCTTGGCAATATGGTACGTGGTAAATGGGGTGGTACCATGTGTTTGACTGAGCCTCAGGCAGGTTCAGATGTTGGAGCTATCACCACTAAAGCTTATAAACAATCTGATGGTACGTATAAAATCAAGGGTCAAAAAGTTTTTATTTCGTCAGGCGAAAATGACCTATATGAAAATATTATACATATGGTACTTGCACGCATTGATGGTGATCCAGAAGGGACAAAAGGGTTGTCGCTCTTTCTTGTTCCAAAAATACTGGTTAACAGTGATGGGACATTAGGCAAAAGAAATGATGTTATCTGCACAGGCATTGAACATAAAATGGGCATTAAAGCTTCAGCAACATGCTCGTTAAGTTTTGGTGACAATGATAGCTGTATAGGTTATTTGCTGGGCAAAGAACGAGATGGGATAAAAAATATGTTCCACATGATGAATGAAGCACGGCTTGATGTGGGATTGGAAGGATTGGGTGTTTCCAGTGCAGCGTATATGCATGCAGTTCAGTATGCAAAATCACGTATTCAGGGAAAGACAATTTCAAAAAATGAACCCACCATTATTGGACATCCTGATGTTAAGCGGATGCTGTTGTGGATGAAATCACATGTTGAGGCTATGCGTATGCTGGTTGCATTGATTGCGTATCATATTGATATTTCTCGGGTACGCAATGATGAAATTGGTAAAAAGGCACATGCACTGGTTGAGTTTTTAATCCCTATCTGTAAGGCAGGTAACACCGACCTATCGTGGCTAATTACAGCTGAAGCCGTTCAGGTGTATGGTGGGTATGGATATTGTGGTGAGTACCCTGTTGAACAGTATGCTCGCGATTCAAAAATTCTTTCTATCTATGAAGGTACAAATGGCATTCAGTCAATAGACCTAACCATGCGCAAAATTTTGTCAGATGAAAAGCGCCAGCGGTACAATGCATATAAAGACTATGCAAATGATGTTATGAAAAAAGCGCGGGCGATAGTTCCTGAAAATGTAATTAATCAAGTGAAGATTGCTATTGCTGAAATGGATTCTCTCATTGAGCTACTTGCTACAAAGGATACTGCATTTGCGTTGAGTGTTGCAACAATGTTGCAGCAAGCCTTCAGAATACTTACCCATGGGATACTTCACCTTCAAGCAATGACTATTGCAATCCAGAAGTTACAATCACTGGTAGATGGTTATACCTATAATCAGGTTCCAGCAGGTTTAGAAGACAATCCTGAAATAGCTTTTTATTATGGCAAAGTGCTATCAGCACAATTTTTCCTAACAGTGGAATATGAAAAATATTCAGGGATTATACAGGGTATCCGTAATGAAAACGGAGTTATATTACGGGCTGGCTCATCAATTTTTACAGGTGTTCTGGAAGCATAA
- a CDS encoding methyl-accepting chemotaxis protein — MTGFSQFVFGKYENSDFLTKRKAFLVVSFAIAVIVLLNLGVILSFIFISVERGIGFLQSAIPASLFSLLGIYYIKKGKLQLASNIFVIFCSLVVLVGLFTKAAHVGFVTMVYFMFATMLFASAFSTRAITAAIYGSYVVAIITFFVLNKNQVEGKLAEALRIGLIDSIAALTLCLIIMLMTLKTFQTMISLLGEEKSKSLDQITQMKSLHTIIEDISHKMLSISQLISDKLNDFLKNIQDQASAIEQITASAQEVTNGFGDVNANVNSQYNSLQKLFTTIKALAQEIDLLKNRSALISQAFDSIRTITQKGEDAIRIVNDNATMLLDSSNKLTGIMNILQDIFDKIQLLALNASIEAARAGEAGRGFAVVADEVNKLSEQSVMSLKEITINIQSNMHSVQTTNTGVTTIINLFQDIVNTLNTVSSGMQEIFQHIDNQEKIKEEIQTQVGQSQQKSQQIADDIHRHNDIMIEISNSIASINTLIQNNMAVAEDISDTSQELSHAGKDLLLKVKEEA, encoded by the coding sequence ATGACTGGATTTTCCCAATTCGTGTTTGGTAAATACGAAAACAGTGACTTTTTAACAAAAAGGAAAGCCTTTTTAGTTGTTAGCTTTGCTATTGCGGTTATTGTATTGTTAAATTTAGGGGTTATTCTTTCATTTATTTTTATAAGTGTGGAGCGTGGTATTGGCTTTTTGCAATCAGCAATCCCTGCATCGTTGTTTAGTTTGTTAGGTATTTATTATATAAAAAAAGGAAAACTTCAGCTTGCATCAAATATTTTTGTTATTTTTTGCTCATTAGTAGTTCTTGTGGGTTTATTTACTAAAGCAGCGCATGTTGGATTTGTTACTATGGTTTACTTTATGTTTGCAACAATGCTTTTTGCTTCGGCATTTTCTACGCGTGCCATTACCGCTGCAATTTATGGTTCTTATGTTGTTGCAATTATTACATTTTTTGTTTTAAACAAAAATCAGGTGGAAGGTAAACTAGCCGAAGCACTCAGAATAGGGTTAATAGATAGTATTGCCGCATTAACACTTTGTTTAATTATCATGCTCATGACACTAAAAACATTTCAAACTATGATATCATTGTTAGGTGAAGAAAAAAGTAAAAGTCTTGATCAGATTACACAGATGAAAAGTCTTCACACAATCATTGAGGATATTTCACATAAAATGTTATCAATATCACAACTGATTTCTGATAAACTAAATGACTTTTTAAAGAATATTCAGGACCAGGCATCGGCAATAGAACAGATAACAGCTTCAGCTCAGGAAGTTACCAATGGATTTGGTGATGTGAATGCCAATGTCAATAGTCAATACAATTCATTACAAAAGCTTTTTACTACCATAAAAGCGTTAGCTCAGGAAATTGACCTTTTAAAAAATAGATCGGCACTTATTTCACAGGCATTTGACTCTATTCGTACTATTACACAAAAAGGTGAGGATGCCATACGCATTGTGAATGATAATGCTACAATGCTTCTGGATAGTTCCAATAAACTTACTGGCATAATGAATATTCTTCAGGATATTTTTGACAAGATTCAGCTTCTAGCTCTCAACGCATCAATTGAAGCAGCCCGTGCCGGTGAAGCAGGGAGAGGTTTTGCTGTTGTTGCGGATGAGGTAAACAAGTTATCAGAGCAATCGGTAATGAGTTTAAAAGAAATTACTATTAATATACAATCAAACATGCATAGTGTACAGACCACTAACACTGGTGTTACTACAATTATCAATTTGTTTCAGGATATTGTGAATACCTTAAATACTGTAAGTAGTGGTATGCAGGAAATATTTCAGCATATTGATAATCAGGAAAAAATTAAAGAAGAAATTCAAACGCAGGTGGGCCAATCTCAGCAGAAGTCACAACAGATAGCCGATGATATCCATCGCCATAATGATATAATGATAGAGATAAGTAATTCAATAGCAAGCATCAACACGCTGATACAAAACAATATGGCAGTGGCCGAAGATATTAGTGACACTTCACAGGAACTATCGCACGCTGGTAAGGATCTTCTTTTAAAAGTAAAAGAGGAAGCATAA
- a CDS encoding glutamate-5-semialdehyde dehydrogenase — translation MSVLQSAKAAKEASIYLAAVSTSVKNDALHVIADEIKKNEEAILQANANDVQRSQEEHLPAPLLKRLKFDQSKINEVIAGIESLIALPDPVGNTLLATELDDALTLYKVSCPIGVIGVIFESRPDALVQISTLCLKSGNAVLLKGGSEAKETNKILAEIIYTAGVRAGIPENWLTLLETREDVTALLKMDDYIDLIIPRGSNAFVKYIMDNSRIPVLGHADGICHTYVDKDADIDMAIKVVTDAKVQYVAVCNATETLLVHRAIAHTFLPLIEKELKKYKVEIVGCDETQKIIAVNLATEEDWKTEYLDYKLSIKVVDSVDDAIRHINKYGSKHTDSIITSNKDAAKKFLDLVDSGNVFWNCSTRFSDGYRYGFGAEVGISTSKIHARGPVGLEGLVIYKYKLLGNGNIVEDYAKGKRTFTHKKLNTQCPL, via the coding sequence ATGAGCGTATTACAATCCGCAAAGGCTGCAAAAGAAGCATCCATTTATCTGGCAGCTGTTTCAACCAGCGTTAAAAATGATGCTTTACATGTAATAGCTGACGAAATTAAAAAAAATGAAGAAGCTATTTTACAGGCTAATGCCAATGATGTACAAAGAAGCCAGGAAGAACACCTGCCGGCACCGTTGCTTAAACGCTTGAAATTTGACCAATCCAAGATCAACGAAGTTATTGCAGGTATTGAAAGCCTCATTGCATTACCTGATCCTGTGGGAAATACCTTGCTTGCAACAGAACTAGATGATGCTCTGACCCTCTATAAAGTAAGCTGTCCTATTGGTGTCATTGGTGTTATTTTTGAATCACGGCCTGATGCGCTGGTACAGATATCAACGCTGTGCTTGAAAAGTGGCAATGCGGTTCTTCTCAAAGGTGGCAGTGAAGCAAAAGAAACCAACAAAATTCTTGCGGAAATTATTTACACTGCAGGTGTCAGAGCTGGCATACCGGAAAACTGGTTGACACTGCTTGAAACGCGTGAAGATGTAACTGCTCTTTTAAAGATGGATGATTACATTGACCTTATCATCCCGCGCGGGTCAAATGCTTTTGTTAAATATATTATGGACAACTCTCGCATACCGGTGCTGGGACATGCTGATGGCATATGTCATACGTATGTTGATAAAGATGCTGATATTGATATGGCAATCAAAGTTGTCACTGATGCAAAGGTGCAGTATGTTGCAGTGTGCAATGCTACTGAAACATTACTGGTGCACAGAGCTATCGCACATACTTTTTTGCCGTTAATTGAAAAGGAACTAAAAAAATATAAAGTAGAGATAGTTGGATGTGATGAAACGCAAAAAATCATCGCGGTTAACCTTGCAACCGAAGAAGACTGGAAAACAGAATATTTGGACTACAAACTTTCCATTAAGGTAGTTGATAGTGTCGATGACGCAATACGACATATCAACAAGTATGGTTCAAAGCATACTGACAGCATTATCACCAGTAACAAAGATGCTGCAAAGAAATTTCTTGATTTAGTTGATTCAGGTAATGTATTCTGGAACTGCTCAACCCGCTTCAGTGATGGCTATCGATATGGCTTTGGTGCCGAAGTGGGTATCAGCACATCTAAAATTCATGCGCGCGGACCAGTAGGATTAGAAGGATTGGTAATCTATAAATATAAACTACTTGGCAATGGGAATATTGTAGAAGACTATGCAAAAGGCAAGCGTACATTTACGCATAAAAAACTTAACACACAGTGCCCGTTATAA
- a CDS encoding transposase gives MRKHRFIAPNITYHVTSRIIECKNLMEEDSIKALFEYCITLAQAKYPFELINYQIMDNHIHLLIRTVEGGATISRIVQYIKSRFAQRFNTMMQRTGPVWNERFKDSIVEFADNPRIYLLNLLWYFANNPVRAGKVKSPFESYFGGSRAYFDSNYRPHLKITLHQYFLELGDTLEECIERLCAYCRGELLL, from the coding sequence ATGCGTAAACACCGTTTTATTGCACCAAACATTACCTATCATGTCACCAGCCGCATCATTGAATGCAAGAATTTGATGGAAGAAGATTCTATCAAAGCACTATTTGAATACTGCATCACGCTGGCACAGGCAAAATATCCTTTTGAACTTATCAATTATCAGATTATGGATAATCATATTCATTTGCTCATAAGAACAGTGGAAGGTGGTGCTACTATATCCCGTATAGTGCAGTATATTAAGTCGCGGTTTGCACAACGATTTAATACGATGATGCAGCGCACTGGTCCGGTATGGAATGAGCGCTTCAAAGATAGCATTGTAGAGTTTGCGGACAATCCTCGAATATATTTACTTAACTTACTATGGTACTTTGCCAACAATCCGGTGCGTGCAGGCAAGGTAAAAAGCCCTTTTGAAAGCTACTTTGGTGGGTCACGGGCTTATTTTGACAGTAACTATCGCCCTCATTTAAAGATTACACTGCATCAGTATTTTTTAGAGTTGGGAGATACACTGGAAGAGTGTATTGAGCGCCTGTGTGCTTATTGCCGTGGCGAGCTTTTGCTCTGA
- a CDS encoding enoyl-CoA hydratase/isomerase family protein — METREFIITKVKDSIGHIYIDRTEVMNALNRELIEELGKKIKDVCDTGVRALIIAGKGDHFAAGADIGEMAEQNPHQALAFSFNDVYTMIEQLPVPTCAAIKGYALGGGLELALACDFRICHTSAKLGLPEIKLGIIPGAGGTQRLPRLIGLSRAKEVIFTGEFITAEKAFAWGLCDRITENDPVGEAANFLHTIIKRPPLALQAAKKSIMFGADSSLDKGLQYEALSFGILFSTYDQKEGMKAFVEKRKPNFKGC; from the coding sequence ATGGAAACACGGGAATTTATTATTACCAAAGTGAAAGATTCAATAGGGCATATTTACATCGATAGAACCGAAGTAATGAATGCACTCAACAGAGAGCTCATTGAGGAGTTAGGTAAAAAGATTAAGGATGTGTGTGATACTGGTGTCAGAGCCCTCATCATTGCTGGTAAGGGCGACCACTTTGCAGCAGGTGCTGATATTGGTGAAATGGCTGAGCAAAATCCGCACCAGGCATTAGCATTCAGTTTTAATGATGTGTATACCATGATTGAGCAACTTCCTGTTCCCACCTGTGCTGCCATTAAAGGCTATGCACTGGGTGGTGGGTTGGAGCTGGCGCTTGCGTGTGATTTTAGAATATGTCACACCTCGGCTAAATTAGGCTTACCAGAAATCAAGCTTGGCATTATTCCCGGAGCTGGCGGTACACAGCGGCTCCCACGTCTTATTGGATTAAGTCGTGCAAAAGAAGTTATCTTTACCGGTGAGTTTATTACAGCTGAAAAGGCATTTGCGTGGGGCTTGTGTGATAGAATAACAGAAAATGATCCTGTAGGTGAAGCAGCAAACTTTTTGCATACTATCATCAAACGCCCGCCGTTAGCATTACAGGCAGCAAAAAAATCAATAATGTTTGGTGCCGATAGTTCCCTGGATAAAGGGTTACAGTATGAAGCATTGTCGTTTGGGATATTGTTTTCCACTTATGATCAGAAAGAAGGAATGAAAGCATTTGTAGAAAAGCGCAAACCCAATTTCAAGGGATGTTAG
- a CDS encoding thiolase family protein has protein sequence MDNTDVVIVSACRLAIGKFGGMYANTSALELTIPVMQALVKRSGIDPEVIDDCIWGCNYQRTNGENNLARVALVKAGLPITVPGITVHRNCTSSMSSVQLGYCQIKAGEADCIMAGGTDSMSNAQYTIDEMRYGTRIGHTEIRDSMWDSLTNLGIGPAMGITAENLAAKYAITRKEQDELALLSHKRAIAAIDKGYFKEEIVPAEVKGQKGTIIADTDEHPRRDVTIEKLAALKPAFKDDGTVTAGNASGINDGSAGVILMSAKKAKELKVPILGRIVSTATAGVDPDIMGIGPVPATRKALAKAGLTLKDIHLIEVNEAFAAQYLACEKELGLNREITNVNGSGISLGHPVGATGVRLLVTLLHEMKRRNVQFGLATLCAGGGMGAAVIIECI, from the coding sequence GTGGATAATACTGATGTTGTTATAGTATCTGCATGCAGACTTGCAATAGGAAAGTTTGGAGGTATGTATGCCAATACCAGTGCATTGGAATTAACAATTCCGGTTATGCAGGCACTTGTTAAACGTTCAGGAATTGATCCCGAGGTAATAGATGATTGTATCTGGGGTTGTAATTACCAGAGGACTAATGGGGAAAATAATTTAGCCCGTGTTGCGCTTGTAAAAGCAGGTCTTCCTATTACTGTGCCGGGTATTACTGTGCATAGAAATTGTACTTCTTCAATGTCGTCAGTGCAATTAGGGTATTGTCAGATAAAAGCTGGCGAAGCTGACTGCATTATGGCAGGAGGCACAGACAGTATGAGCAATGCACAGTACACTATTGATGAGATGCGGTACGGTACTCGCATAGGGCATACTGAAATACGTGATTCAATGTGGGATTCGCTTACCAATTTAGGTATAGGACCAGCGATGGGTATAACTGCCGAAAATCTTGCTGCAAAATATGCTATCACTCGAAAAGAGCAGGATGAATTAGCATTACTTTCTCATAAAAGAGCTATTGCGGCAATTGATAAAGGATATTTTAAAGAGGAGATAGTTCCTGCTGAAGTAAAAGGACAAAAGGGAACTATCATTGCCGATACGGATGAACATCCACGCCGCGATGTTACTATAGAAAAACTGGCAGCATTAAAACCAGCATTTAAAGATGATGGAACAGTAACAGCAGGAAATGCTTCGGGCATTAATGATGGTTCTGCTGGTGTTATATTGATGTCAGCAAAAAAAGCTAAAGAATTAAAGGTTCCTATTTTGGGAAGGATTGTATCAACTGCAACCGCCGGGGTTGATCCTGATATTATGGGTATTGGTCCGGTTCCAGCTACTAGAAAAGCATTAGCAAAAGCAGGACTAACATTAAAAGACATACACCTTATTGAAGTGAATGAAGCATTTGCTGCCCAGTACCTGGCCTGTGAAAAAGAATTGGGCTTAAACCGGGAAATTACCAATGTCAATGGCAGCGGTATCTCACTGGGTCATCCCGTTGGTGCAACAGGAGTACGACTTCTAGTGACACTTTTGCATGAAATGAAGCGAAGGAATGTCCAGTTTGGCCTTGCAACTCTCTGTGCAGGTGGGGGTATGGGGGCAGCTGTTATTATAGAATGTATATAA
- a CDS encoding 3-hydroxyacyl-CoA dehydrogenase family protein gives MGVRAIKKVTVIGSGAMGNGIAEVHIVNGFTVTMVDISEDLLQKAIGKIKSNLTFLVSKQKMTQKAMDEAMIRLTTSTDIISSVKDADCIIEAVPELMDLKKKIFKTVSEAARTDAIIASNTSSLSISELAKTVSEPSRFAGFHFFNPVNRMRLVEVIYGQKSSDETIDALMDLGTKLGKIAIKVLRDRPGFIVNRINAPLQPLWSAILDEGKISPASIDTLMKNHGAKMGPFELMDFVGLDVIYNVMQYYKTTLSPEWEPGKFITECIKKNQLGMKTGKGIYVWEGGKAIIDSSTVTDIIQPIDPLAVQLNESIRVLKERVAASATDIDKGQEAGMNQPGPFKTAMDIDHKRIAERLHWLSQTYNLSYIKPEPEIIDGSFKSFLK, from the coding sequence ATGGGTGTCAGAGCAATTAAAAAAGTAACCGTTATTGGCTCGGGTGCTATGGGTAATGGCATTGCAGAAGTACATATTGTAAATGGGTTTACTGTGACAATGGTGGATATTAGTGAAGATTTATTGCAGAAGGCTATCGGTAAGATTAAGTCGAATCTCACATTCCTTGTGAGCAAACAAAAAATGACCCAAAAAGCTATGGATGAAGCAATGATACGGCTTACTACTTCTACTGATATTATATCCTCAGTGAAAGATGCTGATTGCATTATTGAAGCAGTGCCAGAGCTTATGGATTTAAAGAAAAAAATATTCAAAACAGTATCTGAAGCCGCTAGAACCGATGCAATTATTGCCAGCAATACTTCTTCGCTGAGTATTAGCGAATTAGCTAAAACGGTGTCAGAGCCATCACGATTTGCTGGTTTCCATTTCTTTAACCCTGTTAACCGAATGCGCCTGGTTGAGGTTATTTATGGGCAAAAGTCGTCTGATGAAACGATTGATGCACTCATGGATTTAGGTACAAAGTTGGGCAAAATAGCCATAAAGGTTTTACGCGATAGGCCTGGCTTTATTGTAAACAGGATTAATGCGCCACTACAGCCGTTGTGGAGTGCTATTCTTGATGAAGGAAAAATATCACCAGCAAGCATTGACACTTTGATGAAAAATCATGGAGCAAAGATGGGACCATTTGAGCTTATGGATTTTGTTGGGCTGGATGTTATTTATAACGTTATGCAATATTATAAAACAACACTGTCACCTGAATGGGAGCCTGGTAAATTCATAACTGAATGTATAAAGAAAAACCAATTAGGCATGAAAACTGGTAAAGGTATCTATGTATGGGAAGGTGGTAAGGCAATTATTGATTCATCAACAGTTACCGATATCATTCAGCCAATTGATCCTTTAGCAGTTCAACTTAATGAATCAATCAGAGTATTAAAAGAGAGGGTGGCTGCAAGTGCTACTGATATTGATAAAGGGCAGGAAGCCGGTATGAATCAGCCAGGACCTTTTAAGACTGCTATGGATATTGACCACAAACGTATAGCAGAACGGTTACATTGGTTAAGTCAAACGTATAATTTAAGTTACATTAAACCAGAACCTGAAATTATTGATGGAAGTTTTAAATCATTTTTAAAGTAA